TACGCATTGATTAAGCAAGACGCTTTTCTCTTAATTACCATCAACTCCTTTGGCTGCGTTGTGGAGACTATCTACATCGCCATGTTCTTCACTTACGCTACCAAAGACAAAAGGGTAACTTACTTAATCTTCCCGATCttctctttaaaattttaaaacgatgGTTCTAAATTTTTTCTCTCTTATGCGTTGTAGGTCGCGGCCATGAAATTGTTCTTAACGATAAACGTTGCTTTCTTTTCGTTGATTCTAATGGTTACACATTTCGCGGTTAAAAGACCTAGCCTCCAAGTCTCTGTCCTTGGCTGGATTTGCGTTGCCATTTCCGTTTCTGTTTTCGCTGCCCCTCTAATGATCGTGGTAACTAAACGTTTTCTCAATTAAATACACATATACACTTCAGTAAATTTTGAGCTAAAGTAATGTTTAAAACCTTTTTCGGTTGTAAAAGGCGCGTGTCATAAAGACAAAGAGTGTGGAATTCATGCCCTTCACGCTTTCTTTCTTCCTCACCATAAGCGCCGTTATGTGGTTTGCTTATGGCTTATTCCTTCATGACATATGCATAGCTGTAAGCGTCtatatttcaatattttggtaaaataaaaggtaaaaaaagtTACCGAGATTTGTTTTTACTGATTTTGTAGATTCCAAACGTGGTGGGATTCATACTAGGTATGATACAAATGGTTTTGTACGGAATTTACAGAAACTCGGGGGAGAAATTAGATACCGAGAAAAAGATGAATCCATCAGAACAACAACTTAAGAGTGTTGTCGTGATGAGTCCATTGAGTGTGTCAGAAGTGCACCCAATTGACGTCTGTGTGACTGAACCAGTGGACCCATTCTCTGACGCCGTTCAACATAAAGATCCATCCAAAGTTACTAAAGAGAAGGAGCCGGCAACTGATGACGGAAAGTGCCACGTGGAAACTGCTCGTCATGAATCTGTCTGATGTGTCAAATGTATTTTCAACAAGAAGCAAAATATTTCTCTCTCACCCTTTCTCTTTCTCGTGGGCCTTGGCTCTCGGCCGGCCGAAGGAAGAAACTGTATCGATCGGTGGTTTGGTTCCATTTTTGTTTCCTATCTTATTTAGTATCATCAATGTACTTGCATTAAGTTCTATGCTATAAAGTTTATCTTCTAAAGTGAATATATTATCTTTGTAAGTTATAACTATAGTGCTATTATGTGttacagaaaagaaaaaaactacagTATAGTGCTCTTACATGAACTGCATATTTATTAGCTAAGCTCAGttcaatatatatagatataaaacaATCCAACTAAATATTAAGATGATTTCAAGTTTAAATATGAGCCTCAGTTGGTTTTATCACTTTatgtataactattttaaaaagaatCAAAAAGATTTAAGAAGCTCTAGTGTTtaactatttatattaatatttatatttacgcTCCAGTATTTCAATAAAGGTTGTCTGCTAGCTAATATGTAATTCATGTAACGTTTTGTACAATGCCAAGCTGAATTACATCATCAATAAATCAACAAGTGACGATCAGTCTCCGTACTCTCACTTAAAAGTAGGATTATAGAGGCGCTATGCAAAATTCTTTTGTTgtataatgttcaaaaaaaaaatattcttttgttgtAACGAACACCTAATATAGtattatatgattaaattatgttaagtaatttcatataattaataattagctGACtggttttttctttatttatgatCTTGCTTAAAGAATCTGAACACAAGAATTTTggagtcaaggattgatcctcCGAATATTTAGAGATCATAGattcatagaaaaaaaaaacacaatgtgGAACACAAGAAATCTATTTCAAGAGAGTGGTTCACTgtcaaaaagttaaaaaatgtcCCCGACAGAAACTTGATAAGACCAACCATACTCTTACAATCACGATAACTATCCATAAAATAATTGTCAGATTGCGAGGGCATGTGACCCACGTTGTCCGAAACTACGCTAGTGTGGACATTGCCCAGACCACAGAAGAAGAGAGTCTATAGAAACACACTAATCTTGATTCTTGGATCTTTGCAATTCAATCATCGATCAAATGTCAAAACCCGCCACGTGTGACACATCACAAGACAATCTGTCAAAAATCAAGAATAAGAAAAAACTAACAGAAACTTACATGAACATCATCATCAAACTCACCAGAATCGTCAATTAGAGTTtggtttattaaaaacaaaaaaagagtcCCAGTTTGGCCAATATTGTAACATCACATATATAATGTACATCAACTCTTTGTCACAATGtcctccttttttttcttctatgttttcAGAATAAATGAgtaaatataagaaacaaaaagggGTCAAGACAGACCCAAACCGGTTCTAACCGGTACTGTTGCTCTCTGAAGTCCCTTGCTCACTCTGTCTTCGTTTCTCCCTCAAACTCTCTCCCCACATTTTAGCCTCTGCAACCGCACGCTCCCTGTTAATGTCTCTGTTCAAGATCCGAGTCGTCTCTCTCGGAGAATCTTCCTTCTCCGAACCCTCTAAATCAAATTTACTTCCAGACCCACCTCCTTCATCATTCCTTGTTATCAACCTCCCTCCCTTTTCATCTCGGTTTCTCCTACTATCATCCTTGTTTGGATCATAAGCTTGGTTCGCAAGATACGAGAGCGCAGTCACCACATCTGCTATAAGCGGACGCGTAGCCGCCTGCTCTTGGATACACATCGAAGCCACAGCTAATGCTTGGTACAATGCACGAGTTGGAAACCTCCCTTTTAACCTAGGATCAGCCAGTTTTATAAACTTCCTCCTATCATTGAACAACGGACGAGCCTGTTGcatcaaaaccaaacaaaaaaaaaagtctcaaaACTTGTTACATAAGCAAATGAGAAACTGAATAagtaaaaactattatttaccCATGCCACTAGATTCTGCTCTCCATGA
This genomic stretch from Brassica napus cultivar Da-Ae chromosome C9, Da-Ae, whole genome shotgun sequence harbors:
- the LOC106372317 gene encoding bidirectional sugar transporter SWEET15, whose amino-acid sequence is MGVMINHHLLAIVFGILGNAISFLVFLAPVPTFYRIYKKKSTESFQSLPYQVSLFSCMLWLCYALIKQDAFLLITINSFGCVVETIYIAMFFTYATKDKRVAAMKLFLTINVAFFSLILMVTHFAVKRPSLQVSVLGWICVAISVSVFAAPLMIVARVIKTKSVEFMPFTLSFFLTISAVMWFAYGLFLHDICIAIPNVVGFILGMIQMVLYGIYRNSGEKLDTEKKMNPSEQQLKSVVVMSPLSVSEVHPIDVCVTEPVDPFSDAVQHKDPSKVTKEKEPATDDGKCHVETARHESV